A single genomic interval of Oleidesulfovibrio alaskensis DSM 16109 harbors:
- a CDS encoding M48 family metallopeptidase gives MSLRLISSGLEVVLPAGADPALASVFVREHHDWIAEAVKRNRARLEPVLCRPLFPEELQLRATGETFRLRVTAATGKSSLSVNRSELCVAVAGTGSDAAVTMLLGWLKRKGHAFLVPRCRELAERHGLEPAAVRIAVPGRRWGSCSARGTVMLNARLLFLPPALCDAVIYHELAHLVFLDHSQKFWRYLVQLQPDAVTHDTALKEAGRYLPGWAAMR, from the coding sequence ATCTTCAGGTCTTGAGGTTGTACTTCCGGCAGGAGCAGATCCTGCCCTGGCTTCTGTGTTCGTCCGTGAACACCACGACTGGATAGCGGAGGCCGTGAAGCGCAACCGCGCACGTCTGGAGCCGGTTCTGTGTCGCCCCTTGTTTCCCGAAGAACTGCAGCTGCGCGCAACGGGTGAGACATTCCGGCTGCGCGTGACCGCTGCAACGGGAAAATCCAGCCTGTCCGTGAACCGCAGTGAGCTGTGCGTGGCGGTTGCCGGCACTGGCTCGGATGCGGCTGTGACGATGCTGCTCGGCTGGCTGAAGCGAAAGGGGCATGCTTTTCTTGTTCCGCGGTGTCGAGAGCTGGCTGAACGTCACGGTCTGGAACCGGCTGCAGTGCGCATAGCCGTACCGGGCAGGCGCTGGGGCAGCTGCTCGGCGCGGGGAACCGTCATGCTGAACGCCAGACTGCTTTTTCTGCCGCCGGCGCTGTGCGATGCGGTGATTTATCATGAACTGGCGCACCTTGTCTTTCTGGATCATTCCCAAAAATTCTGGCGATATCTTGTGCAACTTCAGCCCGATGCTGTCACTCATGACACCGCTTTGAAGGAAGCCGGACGCTATCTGCCCGGCTGGGCTGCCATGCGTTGA